Proteins encoded in a region of the Mercenaria mercenaria strain notata chromosome 1, MADL_Memer_1, whole genome shotgun sequence genome:
- the LOC128556771 gene encoding uncharacterized protein LOC128556771 — translation MPGTGKPKSRKRQNTVSVIEAESLSSMEQEPERLNILGSSTQRGKNKIIDFEKLIQESLELTPPCSNIDNATPDNIYPIESRNTIQNLDLGVPERMRCGGDNLGCHVPEPIQTKIKQHEYVNLSLLLKGGIELANLQDNCFLGVDEDGHLVTKPKACSEKNTSIEIWSDAFLIFSSIYLSAHPEQTQDLLQYMFIIREAAGKYKGDFWQVYDEQFRLRQASQFMPWSSINSDLWLRCFSGAGNPPLATRAPAHSKPPPCIDFNKGFCKWVNCRYNHVCSICYAPQHGLWNCPNPH, via the coding sequence ATGCCAGGTACAGGGAAACCCAAGTCTAGAAAGAGACAGAACACTGTCAGTGTGATAGAAGCTGAAAGTTTGTCTTCAATGGAGCAGGAGCCTGAAAGATTGAACATTTTGGGCAGCTCAACTCAGAggggtaaaaataaaataattgattttgagaaacttaTCCAGGAATCTTTAGAATTGACACCCCCATGTTCAAATATTGATAATGCCACCCCTGATAATATCTATCCTATTGAATCTagaaatacaattcaaaatttagATCTGGGTGTTCCAGAAAGGATGAGGTGTGGCGGGGATAATTTGGGTTGCCATGTCCCTGAACCAATCCAAACCAAAATCAAACAACATGAATATGTGAATCTGTCTTTACTATTAAAAGGTGGTATTGAACTGGCTAATTTGCAAGATAATTGTTTTCTTGGGGTGGATGAAGATGGCCACTTGGTAACAAAGCCTAAGGCatgttctgaaaaaaatacatcaattgAAATATGGTCAGATGCTTTTTTAATATTTAGTAGCATTTACTTGAGTGCACATCCAGAACAAACTCAAGACTTACTACAATATATGTTTATTATCCGTGAAGCTGCTGGCAAATATAAAGGTGATTTTTGGCAGGTATATGATGAACAGTTTCGTTTACGCCAAGCCTCTCAATTCATGCCATGGTCATCAATAAACTCAGATCTTTGGCTGAGATGTTTCTCTGGTGCTGGTAATCCACCCCTAGCGACAAGGGCACCCGCTCACTCCAAACCACCACCATGCATTGACTTTAACAAAGGGTTTTGCAAGTGGGTTAATTGTCGCTATAATCATGTATGTTCTATATGCTATGCACCACAGCATGGCCTTTGGAATTGTCCAAATCCCCACTAA